From Verrucomicrobiota bacterium, one genomic window encodes:
- a CDS encoding glycosyltransferase family 9 protein encodes MFERTAGIFLKLESLQSRHFSRILLIKPSALGDVVHTVPLLPKLRTRYPDARIDWFITPENAELVRHHPALSGVVLFDRKKLARFGRGWDATLESFRLLAGLRRARYELVIDLHGQMRSALFTLATGAPVRIGFDRPVSREPTESEHHELRNVPQRGWAGAREGSWVAYSHRIPIETLDVHAIERYLWLGPMLGLDDAPPDERIYLSPAAEADAERLLGGLVRQRFAALAPGTMWETKHWLPERFAEVGQWFEGQGVAVVVLGTNQDRERAKVIVERCPGAVDLCGRTTPGQLAAIVKRAAACVTNDSGAMHLAVALETPVVGVFGPTNPVHIGPYGQPEAVVRAGLPCSPCNFRNLSQCPFGHACMHQVSGAMVIERLESALREKMPPGVECRASSVACRSHGGHSDRAGTT; translated from the coding sequence TTGTTTGAAAGGACCGCCGGCATCTTCTTGAAACTTGAATCGCTTCAGTCACGACATTTTTCCCGTATCCTCCTGATTAAACCGTCGGCGCTCGGCGACGTGGTCCATACCGTCCCGCTGCTGCCGAAATTGCGGACCCGTTACCCGGACGCACGGATTGACTGGTTCATCACGCCGGAAAACGCTGAGCTGGTGCGGCATCACCCGGCGCTCTCGGGCGTGGTCCTTTTCGATCGGAAAAAGCTCGCGCGTTTCGGCCGGGGCTGGGACGCGACCCTGGAGTCGTTCCGGCTGCTTGCCGGGTTGCGCCGTGCCCGCTACGAGCTGGTCATCGATCTTCACGGGCAGATGCGCTCGGCCCTTTTCACCCTTGCCACCGGCGCACCCGTGCGCATCGGGTTCGACCGGCCGGTCAGCCGGGAGCCCACCGAGTCGGAGCATCACGAGCTTCGTAACGTCCCCCAGCGGGGATGGGCCGGGGCGCGAGAGGGGTCGTGGGTGGCGTACTCGCATCGCATCCCGATCGAGACGCTCGACGTTCACGCCATCGAACGCTACCTGTGGCTCGGGCCGATGCTCGGCCTGGATGACGCGCCGCCGGACGAGCGCATTTATCTGTCCCCGGCAGCTGAGGCGGACGCGGAGCGTTTGCTTGGCGGTTTGGTCCGGCAACGCTTTGCCGCCCTGGCGCCGGGTACGATGTGGGAAACGAAGCATTGGCTGCCGGAACGCTTCGCGGAGGTCGGCCAGTGGTTTGAAGGGCAGGGCGTCGCGGTAGTCGTGCTAGGAACCAACCAGGACCGCGAGCGGGCGAAGGTTATCGTCGAGCGTTGCCCCGGCGCAGTCGACCTCTGCGGGCGGACGACCCCGGGCCAGCTTGCAGCCATCGTGAAGCGAGCCGCCGCCTGCGTGACGAACGACTCCGGCGCCATGCACCTGGCCGTGGCACTCGAAACGCCGGTCGTCGGTGTTTTCGGCCCGACCAATCCCGTCCACATCGGTCCTTACGGCCAACCGGAAGCGGTGGTGCGCGCCGGCCTGCCGTGCTCACCGTGCAATTTCCGCAACCTGTCGCAGTGCCCGTTTGGTCACGCGTGCATGCACCAAGTCAGCGGGGCCATGGTCATCGAGCGACTCGAGTCGGCGCTACGGGAGAAAATGCCACCGGGTGTCGAGTGCCGGGCGTCGAGCGTCGCGTGCCGGTCACACGGCGGCCACAGCGATCGGGCGGGCACGACGTAA
- a CDS encoding YifB family Mg chelatase-like AAA ATPase, translated as MPSKVYSAAVVGVDAFEVETEVHASWGNDFRIAVVGLPDTAVKESRDRVLSAIHNSGLRGPEGRITINLAPADLRKEGPSFDLPIALGLLVLNEKSRLPDLGSFLFAGELALSGQLRPVKGALAIALEARRRGRRTLVLPVQNADEAAMVDGIDVIGAATLTEVVLYLRAERELTPAVAMRERPASRCEVDFCEVKGQPHVKRAIEVAAAGEHNLLMIGPPGSGKSMIAKRIPSILPPLTLAEAIETTRIHSVCGLLDRKRPFVWERPFRSPHHTISDAGLLGGTAHPSPGEVSLAHHGVLFLDELPEFRRSTLEVLRQPLEDGRVTISRAAGTMTFPAEFMLVAAMNPCPCGHYGDTRRECRCNPAQVLKYRSRLSGPLLDRIDLHVDVPAMELKDLTTVEDGEGSSDIRERVTRARLRQQQRFAGEPQVSANARMGPRLLRKHCALEPDATELLRRAVSALNLSARAYDRILKVARTIADLAGADRIGPDHLAEAVQYRTLDRQLW; from the coding sequence ATGCCTTCCAAAGTTTATTCCGCGGCCGTGGTGGGCGTCGATGCTTTCGAGGTCGAAACCGAGGTCCACGCCAGTTGGGGCAACGATTTCAGGATCGCCGTGGTCGGCCTGCCGGACACGGCGGTTAAAGAAAGCAGGGATCGTGTGCTCAGCGCCATTCACAACAGCGGCTTGCGCGGGCCCGAAGGCCGCATCACGATCAATCTGGCGCCGGCGGACCTGCGCAAAGAAGGACCCAGCTTCGACCTGCCGATCGCCCTTGGCCTGCTGGTTCTCAACGAGAAGAGCCGGTTGCCTGACCTGGGATCGTTCTTGTTTGCCGGTGAACTGGCCCTCTCAGGGCAACTCCGCCCCGTCAAAGGCGCACTGGCCATCGCCCTCGAGGCGCGCCGGCGCGGCCGGCGCACTCTGGTGTTGCCGGTTCAAAACGCGGACGAAGCAGCCATGGTCGACGGCATTGACGTCATTGGCGCCGCCACGCTCACCGAGGTGGTACTCTACCTGCGGGCCGAGCGGGAACTCACCCCCGCCGTCGCCATGCGTGAGCGCCCGGCGTCCCGGTGCGAAGTCGATTTTTGCGAAGTGAAAGGCCAACCCCACGTCAAACGGGCCATCGAAGTGGCGGCGGCCGGCGAACACAACCTTTTGATGATCGGCCCTCCGGGTTCGGGCAAATCGATGATCGCCAAGCGCATTCCCTCAATCCTCCCGCCGCTCACCCTGGCCGAGGCCATCGAGACAACCCGGATTCACAGCGTCTGCGGATTGTTGGACCGCAAACGCCCCTTCGTCTGGGAACGGCCTTTCCGTAGCCCCCATCACACCATATCCGACGCCGGATTGCTGGGCGGCACCGCCCACCCCTCGCCCGGAGAAGTCAGCCTGGCGCACCACGGCGTGCTCTTTTTGGATGAACTGCCCGAATTTCGCCGTTCGACCCTCGAGGTGTTGCGCCAACCCCTTGAGGATGGCCGGGTCACCATTTCGCGCGCAGCCGGCACCATGACTTTCCCGGCGGAGTTCATGCTGGTGGCGGCCATGAATCCCTGCCCTTGCGGCCATTACGGCGATACCCGGCGCGAGTGCCGGTGCAACCCGGCCCAGGTGCTTAAATACCGGAGCCGGCTTTCCGGGCCGCTGCTGGACCGTATCGACCTGCACGTCGACGTACCGGCCATGGAACTCAAAGACCTGACCACCGTCGAGGATGGCGAAGGCTCCTCGGACATCCGCGAACGGGTTACCCGCGCCCGGTTGCGCCAGCAACAACGCTTTGCCGGCGAACCCCAGGTTTCAGCCAATGCCCGCATGGGCCCGCGACTGTTGCGAAAACATTGCGCCCTGGAACCCGACGCCACCGAACTGCTGCGCCGGGCGGTGAGCGCGCTCAACCTGAGCGCGCGCGCCTACGACCGCATCCTCAAAGTGGCGCGCACCATCGCCGACCTGGCCGGCGCCGACCGGATCGGACCTGACCACCTGGCCGAAGCGGTCCAGTACCGCACCCTTGACCGGCAGTTGTGGTAG